The proteins below are encoded in one region of Anaerolineales bacterium:
- the tsaD gene encoding tRNA (adenosine(37)-N6)-threonylcarbamoyltransferase complex transferase subunit TsaD: protein MSPSKVPIAEVRILGIETSCDDTGAAVVADGVRILSNVLLSQSELHARYGGVFPEMASRSHVETIEPAVRRALEEAHLTVGELDAVAVTRGPGLAGSLVVGVNAAKGLALAADLPLLGIHHLEAHIHSLWLGREEEDLFPALCLIVSGGHSDLYVMEGHGRYRRLGGTLDDAAGEAFDKVARLLGLPYPGGPAIEEAARDGDPESIRFPRAWLEDSWDFSFSGLKTAVLREVRRLQPDIAAGVDAPTPGLPVPNLAAAFQAAVVDVLAQKTVKAARETAAKEILVAGGVSANQALRGALQRTAPCPVRVPPLELCTDNAAMVAAAGYFRFQAGHRTSLNADVEPDWELVEA, encoded by the coding sequence ATGAGTCCGTCCAAGGTTCCCATAGCGGAAGTGCGGATTCTCGGAATTGAAACCTCCTGCGACGACACCGGCGCCGCGGTCGTTGCGGACGGCGTGCGCATCCTCTCCAATGTGCTCCTCTCGCAAAGTGAACTTCATGCCCGCTACGGCGGAGTGTTTCCGGAGATGGCTTCGCGCAGCCACGTCGAGACGATCGAGCCCGCCGTCCGGCGGGCGCTCGAGGAGGCTCATCTGACGGTGGGGGAATTGGACGCCGTGGCGGTCACGCGCGGACCGGGTCTGGCTGGATCGCTGGTGGTGGGGGTCAATGCCGCCAAGGGGCTGGCGCTGGCGGCGGATCTTCCGCTGCTCGGAATTCACCACCTGGAAGCCCACATCCATTCCCTATGGCTGGGGCGCGAGGAGGAAGACCTTTTCCCCGCACTGTGCCTAATCGTCTCCGGCGGGCATTCCGATCTGTACGTAATGGAGGGGCACGGCCGATACCGCCGATTGGGCGGAACCTTGGACGATGCGGCCGGCGAGGCGTTCGACAAGGTCGCGCGGCTGCTCGGTCTGCCGTATCCGGGCGGACCGGCGATCGAGGAGGCCGCGCGCGACGGGGATCCGGAATCGATCCGCTTCCCGCGCGCTTGGCTGGAGGATTCGTGGGATTTTTCCTTCAGCGGATTGAAAACCGCCGTTCTGCGCGAGGTCCGGCGACTTCAGCCCGATATCGCCGCCGGAGTCGACGCCCCCACGCCGGGATTGCCGGTACCCAATTTGGCGGCGGCATTTCAAGCGGCGGTGGTCGACGTCCTGGCGCAAAAAACCGTCAAGGCCGCGCGCGAAACCGCGGCGAAGGAAATCCTGGTGGCCGGCGGAGTGTCGGCCAATCAGGCCTTGCGCGGAGCGCTGCAACGAACCGCGCCCTGCCCGGTGCGGGTACCGCCGCTGGAACTGTGCACCGACAACGCCGCGATGGTCGCCGCCGCCGGCTACTTCCGGTTCCAAGCCGGACACCGCACCTCGCTCAACGCCGATGTGGAGCCGGATTGGGAGCTGGTCGAGGCGTAG
- a CDS encoding ABC transporter ATP-binding protein, whose amino-acid sequence MLELVDIHKNYEARPLLAGVNLAVAEGETVCLLGSSGSGKSTLLRIVAGLEQPDSGRVLWDGEDLSRVPAHRRGFGLMFQDYALFPHLNVAENVAFGLRMQNQPEDRIRSETQAALRRVDLEGFARRAMAGLSGGEQQRVALARTLAPRPRLLMLDEPLGALDRALREQLADQLRRLLADLRIPSLYVTHDQEEAFAVAQRVALLHEGRIVQADSPENLVNYPASKWAANFLGLGNLLRAGVRKVRPLTVRTPLGEFEAECRGPRPVAGDEGWILLPPGGGVLRRGGSAAAGEIRGEVIESVWRGGAYRILLRCGGEREIFCNDIRPAEEGERRIWRPGKGFWIRG is encoded by the coding sequence ATGCTCGAATTAGTCGATATCCATAAAAATTATGAAGCCAGGCCGCTGCTGGCAGGGGTAAACCTGGCGGTCGCAGAAGGCGAAACGGTCTGCCTGCTCGGCTCCTCCGGCAGCGGGAAAAGCACGCTGCTGCGGATCGTTGCCGGCTTGGAGCAACCCGATTCCGGGCGAGTGCTGTGGGACGGCGAAGACCTCTCCCGCGTTCCGGCGCACCGCCGCGGATTCGGATTGATGTTCCAGGATTACGCTCTGTTCCCGCATTTAAACGTCGCCGAAAACGTCGCGTTCGGATTGCGCATGCAGAATCAGCCTGAAGATCGGATCCGGTCGGAAACACAGGCGGCGCTCCGCAGGGTGGATTTGGAGGGGTTTGCCCGGCGGGCGATGGCCGGTCTTTCCGGGGGGGAGCAGCAACGGGTGGCGTTGGCGCGCACGCTCGCTCCCCGCCCGAGGCTGTTGATGCTCGACGAGCCGCTCGGCGCGCTGGACAGGGCCCTGCGCGAGCAGTTGGCCGATCAGTTGCGCCGCTTGCTGGCGGACTTGCGGATCCCCTCGCTGTACGTCACGCACGATCAGGAGGAGGCGTTCGCCGTGGCGCAGCGCGTGGCGTTGCTGCACGAAGGGCGGATCGTGCAGGCGGATTCGCCGGAGAACCTTGTCAACTATCCGGCTTCAAAATGGGCGGCGAATTTCCTCGGGCTGGGGAACCTTCTGCGCGCCGGGGTCCGGAAGGTTCGGCCGTTGACGGTTCGCACTCCGCTGGGCGAATTCGAGGCGGAGTGCCGTGGGCCGCGGCCGGTTGCGGGGGACGAGGGATGGATCCTGCTTCCGCCCGGCGGAGGAGTTCTGCGGCGCGGCGGTTCGGCCGCCGCCGGCGAGATCCGGGGAGAGGTGATCGAATCGGTTTGGCGGGGCGGCGCCTACCGGATCCTCTTGCGTTGCGGCGGGGAAAGGGAGATCTTCTGCAACGACATCCGTCCGGCGGAGGAGGGAGAGCGGCGTATTTGGCGGCCCGGGAAAGGATTTTGGATTCGGGGATAA
- a CDS encoding aminopeptidase P family protein: MKQDLDRLMQERDLDALWITGPANHNPSMVYFTGVANITRADLIKKRGDPPVLFHYPMEREEAARTGLRCRNLGDFRLGEILKEAGGDPSKAGAIRMARIFRELDVSGRVAVGGNVELSGAYALLAKLPSQAPDIRLVGEGGDPILLRARATKSAEEIERVRSIGRVSTAVIAEAAEFLASHSARGSTLVGRDGERLTIGKMKAFIRLRLAERGAEAPEGLIFAQGRDAAIPHSTGTDADPVEAGKTIVFDLFPCEMGGGYFYDVTRTWCPGFATEEAERLYEQVRQAYADAEGKIRAGVPANQVQPAVCDLFESMGHPTIRTDPQTECGYVHTVGHGVGLDVHESPSFLYAESNRDVVEKGAVFTIEPGLYYPEREMGVRLENTVWVRPDGAVEVVAPYPMDLVLPLRKGPKGRAADRIRTPVRRARRAARTASGKRKTGRRPG; encoded by the coding sequence ATGAAACAAGACCTGGACCGTCTGATGCAGGAACGGGATCTGGATGCCCTGTGGATAACCGGGCCGGCCAACCATAATCCTTCGATGGTGTACTTCACCGGAGTGGCCAACATCACCCGCGCCGATCTGATCAAAAAACGCGGGGACCCGCCGGTCCTGTTCCATTACCCGATGGAGCGGGAGGAAGCGGCCCGGACCGGCCTGCGCTGCCGGAACCTGGGCGACTTCCGACTCGGGGAAATCTTGAAGGAGGCCGGGGGCGATCCGTCCAAGGCCGGGGCGATCCGCATGGCCCGGATCTTCCGCGAGTTGGATGTGAGCGGGCGGGTGGCGGTCGGCGGAAACGTCGAGCTTTCCGGAGCGTATGCGCTGCTGGCGAAGCTCCCCTCGCAAGCGCCGGACATCCGCTTGGTCGGGGAAGGCGGCGATCCGATCCTTCTCCGCGCCCGGGCGACCAAAAGCGCGGAGGAAATCGAACGCGTTCGTTCGATCGGGAGGGTCTCCACGGCGGTGATCGCCGAGGCGGCCGAGTTCCTGGCGTCGCACTCGGCGAGGGGAAGCACGCTGGTCGGCCGCGACGGGGAGCGGCTGACGATCGGCAAGATGAAGGCGTTCATTCGGCTCCGGCTGGCGGAGCGCGGCGCGGAGGCTCCCGAAGGACTCATCTTCGCCCAGGGGCGGGATGCGGCGATACCGCATTCGACCGGGACCGACGCGGATCCGGTCGAGGCCGGCAAGACGATCGTCTTCGACCTGTTCCCGTGCGAAATGGGGGGCGGCTACTTCTACGACGTCACCCGCACGTGGTGTCCGGGATTCGCAACCGAGGAGGCGGAGCGGCTGTACGAACAGGTGCGCCAGGCCTATGCCGACGCCGAAGGGAAGATTCGCGCGGGCGTGCCGGCCAATCAGGTCCAGCCTGCGGTTTGCGACCTGTTCGAATCGATGGGCCACCCGACCATCCGCACCGATCCTCAGACGGAGTGTGGATACGTGCACACCGTCGGCCATGGAGTGGGGTTGGACGTCCACGAATCCCCCTCCTTCCTGTACGCCGAATCCAACCGCGATGTGGTGGAGAAGGGGGCGGTGTTCACCATCGAGCCGGGCTTGTATTATCCGGAGCGGGAGATGGGCGTGCGGTTGGAGAATACCGTCTGGGTCCGGCCGGACGGCGCGGTGGAAGTGGTCGCGCCGTATCCGATGGACCTTGTTCTCCCGTTGCGGAAGGGGCCGAAGGGCCGGGCCGCGGACCGGATCCGGACTCCCGTCCGCCGCGCGCGCCGGGCGGCGCGGACCGCTTCCGGCAAGCGGAAAACCGGCCGGCGGCCGGGATAG
- a CDS encoding thiamine diphosphokinase: MPTNRAVIFANGILPNVPAAQRLLREGDFWIAADGGCRHALACGRAPDVLVGDLDSIPNGIRQTLDRAGTVVKSFPAEKNETDLELAIRFAVREGFAAVLILGGLGGRTDQTLANLALLFDAELAGINIRIDDGREEAVRVWKRTMLRGAPGDTVSLLAWGVPAEGVTTEGLKYPLSGERLLPHKTRGISNCMLADEAAVTVQKGALLCIHTRSNIKPASM, translated from the coding sequence ATGCCGACGAACCGCGCGGTGATTTTCGCCAATGGAATCCTGCCGAATGTGCCAGCAGCCCAGCGGCTTTTGCGGGAAGGCGACTTCTGGATCGCCGCCGACGGCGGGTGCCGGCATGCACTGGCTTGCGGCCGCGCTCCGGATGTCCTTGTCGGCGATCTTGATTCCATCCCCAATGGAATCCGCCAAACCCTCGATCGCGCCGGAACCGTCGTGAAATCGTTTCCCGCCGAAAAAAATGAAACCGATCTCGAGTTGGCGATCCGCTTCGCAGTCCGGGAGGGATTTGCCGCCGTGCTGATCCTGGGGGGCTTGGGCGGCAGGACGGATCAAACTTTGGCCAACTTGGCTTTGCTTTTTGATGCAGAGCTGGCGGGGATCAACATCCGGATCGACGACGGGCGCGAAGAGGCGGTAAGAGTTTGGAAGCGGACGATGTTGCGGGGGGCTCCGGGCGACACCGTCTCCCTGTTGGCGTGGGGCGTCCCTGCGGAGGGTGTGACGACCGAGGGATTGAAATATCCGCTGTCCGGAGAAAGGCTTCTCCCGCATAAAACCCGCGGAATAAGCAACTGCATGCTGGCGGACGAGGCGGCGGTAACGGTGCAAAAAGGAGCATTGCTATGCATTCACACGCGATCGAACATCAAACCCGCAAGCATGTAG
- a CDS encoding iron ABC transporter permease, producing the protein MERRNAVVGRAALFGARRPAWFFRIVQWIPAVAFIGLFFYYPLAAVLRLGVEAVLQGEADALPLGSAFRVLGFTVFQAALSMLLTLAVGLPGAYLFARYDFPLKRFLRAFSIVPFILPTVVVAAGFESLLGPRGWINLALQQTGWIGRPIPFLHTLGAILLAHVFYNTSIVLRTVGAAWERLDPRLGDAARVLGAGRRQAFRRVTLPLLMPSILAAASLVFLFDFTSFGVILILGGPSFSTLEVEIYIQALQALNLPAAALLSILQILCSLTLIAVSGRLARRMEAASARVGIRAARKPASTAEWILAASILAALAALFLAPLASPAARSLLRMDAGLGERSGVRAEWTLEYYRELFYNRRGTAFFATPLEMAGNSLLAAAATAAFALAFGIPAAALLSRPTRIDRALEPLLLLPLGTSAVTLGLGMLIVFSRPPWNWIRSPAMIPVAHTLVAFPFVVRGLKPAFAGIPERLREAAAVLGASPWMVWRTVVFPIALRAVLSSAAFAFAVSLGEFGATSIIVRPDFPTMPVGIYRLLSQPGGLNYGQAMAMTTLLMLFCAAAVMFIEWEHQPAKPA; encoded by the coding sequence ATGGAAAGGCGTAATGCTGTCGTAGGGCGGGCGGCGTTGTTCGGAGCAAGACGGCCGGCCTGGTTTTTCAGGATCGTGCAGTGGATTCCGGCTGTCGCGTTTATCGGCCTGTTCTTCTACTATCCGCTGGCGGCGGTTCTGCGGCTGGGGGTGGAGGCCGTCCTGCAGGGGGAAGCGGACGCACTGCCGCTGGGCTCCGCTTTCCGGGTCCTCGGCTTTACGGTTTTCCAGGCGGCGCTGTCGATGCTCCTCACCTTGGCCGTCGGATTGCCGGGAGCGTATCTTTTTGCCCGGTATGATTTTCCCCTCAAGCGGTTCCTGCGGGCGTTTTCGATCGTCCCGTTCATCCTCCCCACCGTGGTGGTGGCGGCGGGATTCGAATCCCTGCTCGGACCGCGGGGATGGATCAACCTGGCGCTGCAACAAACCGGGTGGATCGGCCGGCCCATCCCGTTCCTACACACGCTGGGGGCGATCCTGCTGGCCCATGTGTTCTACAACACCTCGATCGTCCTGCGGACGGTCGGAGCGGCCTGGGAGCGTTTAGATCCGCGCTTGGGCGACGCCGCGCGCGTGCTGGGCGCCGGAAGGCGGCAGGCTTTCCGCCGGGTGACGCTTCCGCTCTTGATGCCGTCGATCCTCGCCGCGGCCTCGCTCGTGTTCCTGTTCGATTTCACCTCATTCGGAGTTATTCTGATCCTGGGAGGTCCGTCCTTCTCCACCCTGGAAGTGGAGATCTACATCCAAGCCCTGCAAGCGCTCAACCTTCCGGCGGCCGCTCTTCTTTCCATCCTGCAGATCCTCTGCAGCTTGACTCTGATCGCGGTTTCGGGGCGGCTTGCCCGGCGGATGGAGGCCGCATCGGCGCGGGTCGGAATCCGCGCCGCACGCAAGCCCGCTTCCACGGCTGAATGGATCCTGGCCGCATCGATCCTCGCCGCACTCGCCGCGTTGTTCCTGGCGCCTCTGGCTTCGCCGGCGGCGAGGTCGCTGCTGCGGATGGACGCGGGGCTCGGCGAGCGGTCGGGGGTCCGGGCGGAATGGACGCTGGAGTATTACCGCGAGCTGTTCTATAACCGGAGGGGGACCGCGTTCTTCGCCACCCCACTCGAGATGGCGGGGAATTCCCTGCTGGCGGCCGCGGCGACGGCGGCCTTCGCCCTGGCCTTTGGAATACCGGCGGCGGCTTTGCTTTCCCGTCCGACACGGATCGACCGCGCGCTCGAGCCGTTGCTCCTGCTCCCGCTCGGAACCTCGGCCGTCACCCTCGGTTTGGGCATGCTGATCGTCTTTTCCCGGCCGCCGTGGAATTGGATCCGTTCGCCGGCGATGATACCAGTCGCCCATACCTTGGTCGCGTTCCCCTTCGTGGTCCGCGGATTGAAGCCCGCCTTTGCCGGAATCCCGGAGCGGCTGCGCGAAGCCGCCGCCGTCCTGGGCGCTTCACCGTGGATGGTGTGGCGCACGGTGGTGTTCCCGATCGCACTGCGGGCGGTTCTCTCCTCCGCGGCGTTCGCCTTCGCCGTCTCGCTCGGCGAATTCGGCGCAACCTCGATCATCGTCCGCCCGGATTTCCCGACCATGCCGGTCGGGATCTACCGGCTGCTCTCCCAGCCCGGCGGATTGAACTACGGCCAGGCGATGGCGATGACCACCCTGCTGATGCTCTTTTGCGCCGCGGCGGTGATGTTCATCGAATGGGAACATCAACCGGCAAAACCTGCCTGA
- a CDS encoding thiamine ABC transporter substrate-binding protein, whose amino-acid sequence MHSHAIEHQTRKHVGLGRCLPAVLGTSVLPLILLAGCAAPAAEPSPRETRTVTLMTHDSFAISETALQEFEAATGAKLAVLESGDAGAALNKAILTKQAPLADVFFGVDNTFLARALEEGVFETYASPRLDSIPAEYRLDPGNRALPVDYGDVCINYDRDWFAAHSLDVPGSLEDLAEEEYRGLLVVENPFTSSPGLAFLLATVAHFGPDGFADYWGSLKSNGTVVVDGWETAYYTNFSASSGKGFQPMVVSYATSPAFEFLYADPPRDEPPTASLLGPEMCFRQIEFAGILAGTEQRDLAEKLVEFLLSRTFQEDIPLQMAMFPVNPDAVLPEAFLRFAPLPAEPAVLAPEEIAAHREEWMNVWKGVMLS is encoded by the coding sequence ATGCATTCACACGCGATCGAACATCAAACCCGCAAGCATGTAGGGTTGGGGCGTTGCTTGCCGGCCGTTCTCGGGACGTCGGTCCTGCCTTTGATCCTTCTGGCCGGATGCGCGGCGCCGGCGGCAGAACCCTCGCCGCGCGAAACCCGGACGGTCACCCTGATGACCCACGATTCCTTCGCGATCAGCGAAACCGCGTTGCAGGAGTTCGAAGCCGCGACGGGCGCCAAGCTGGCCGTTCTGGAAAGCGGCGATGCCGGAGCCGCGCTGAACAAGGCGATCCTCACCAAGCAGGCACCGCTGGCGGACGTTTTCTTCGGCGTCGACAATACCTTTCTCGCCCGCGCCCTGGAGGAAGGGGTTTTCGAAACCTATGCCTCGCCGCGGTTGGATTCAATTCCCGCCGAATACCGGCTGGATCCGGGCAACCGCGCTCTGCCGGTCGATTACGGAGACGTGTGCATAAATTACGACCGGGATTGGTTCGCCGCGCATTCCCTGGACGTACCCGGATCGCTCGAGGACTTGGCCGAGGAGGAATACCGGGGCTTGCTGGTGGTCGAGAATCCGTTCACATCCTCGCCTGGATTGGCGTTTCTCCTGGCGACCGTGGCGCATTTCGGGCCGGACGGATTCGCGGATTATTGGGGATCCTTGAAGTCCAACGGAACCGTGGTCGTCGACGGATGGGAGACCGCGTATTACACGAATTTCAGCGCGTCCTCCGGAAAGGGGTTTCAGCCGATGGTGGTTTCATACGCCACCAGCCCGGCCTTCGAATTCCTGTACGCCGACCCGCCGCGGGATGAGCCGCCGACCGCCTCCCTGCTCGGCCCGGAGATGTGCTTCCGCCAGATCGAATTCGCCGGCATCCTGGCCGGGACCGAACAGCGGGACCTCGCGGAAAAATTGGTCGAATTTCTTTTAAGCCGGACCTTCCAGGAGGATATCCCGCTGCAGATGGCGATGTTCCCGGTGAATCCGGATGCGGTTCTGCCCGAAGCCTTCCTGCGTTTCGCGCCCTTGCCCGCGGAGCCCGCGGTTCTCGCGCCGGAGGAGATCGCGGCGCACCGGGAGGAATGGATGAATGTATGGAAAGGCGTAATGCTGTCGTAG